The following DNA comes from Candidatus Poribacteria bacterium.
TCCGTATGAATCCGAATCACATAGCCGTTCCGAATGAAGAACGACTCAATTTTATCAATCTTCATGTAACGCTCCTGCGAGAAAGATTTATCTTGCTGTGCTGTATTGTATCACACGCACGCGAATTTAACAACATAGAACTGAAAAATCAAACAGTTGACACAAATTCGTTAGCATGCTAATATAATGGCAAATTTCGGAAATCTGCAAGCTGCACGCTTCGATGAGGAGACACATTATGGCGATGTATCGAACTGGGATCGTTGGCGGAAGGCGGGGTGTACACCATGCCCGACGTTATGAAGGCATCGAAAATATGAAGGTAATTGCCATCTGCGAAATCGACGAGGAACGCCTAAAAGCAGCGGTGGAAGAACTGAACATCCCGGGGTACACAGATTACGTCGAGATGTTAGACAAGGAAAAACCTGATATTGTCCATGCTGTCACAGAACCGACAGTGCCGCGACATATCTGGGTAGAACCTGCCGCTGAAGCCGGTGTTAAGGCGTTGGTGATAGAGAAACCACTTGCGCTCAGACCCAGCGAAGCAGAGGCACTCGCCGCCGCATACGAGAAAACTGGACTGAAAATTATTGTCAATCACCAACGGCGTTATCTGCCCTTCGCTGAGAAGCTTCTGGAGTTTTTTGCCGACGATAGTCTCGGTGATATACACTTCATTCGTGCCTGCACCGAAGGCGATATTACCGATATGGATACCCACCTGATGGATGTCGTGTTATTTGCTCTTAAAGACATTCCGATTACACACGTGTGGGGTGCCGTTCAGGGTGCTGAAATCTATGACGTTCCGCACCGACAATGCCCCGAAGATTTGATGGCGATTTATACGTTCGAGAACGGTGCCCGCGTCTTTTTTGAGTCCGCACGCACAGCGTTCGGAACCATTGATTTCCCCGGCAGTAATCCGCGGTGCAACCTCGATTTTTGGGGGACGAAAGGCAGAATGTGGTGGCGAGAAAACGGCTCATGGGGTTACCAGTTTGAT
Coding sequences within:
- a CDS encoding Gfo/Idh/MocA family oxidoreductase — protein: MAMYRTGIVGGRRGVHHARRYEGIENMKVIAICEIDEERLKAAVEELNIPGYTDYVEMLDKEKPDIVHAVTEPTVPRHIWVEPAAEAGVKALVIEKPLALRPSEAEALAAAYEKTGLKIIVNHQRRYLPFAEKLLEFFADDSLGDIHFIRACTEGDITDMDTHLMDVVLFALKDIPITHVWGAVQGAEIYDVPHRQCPEDLMAIYTFENGARVFFESARTAFGTIDFPGSNPRCNLDFWGTKGRMWWRENGSWGYQFDGMAEHFVEKTHFGEDDRFGQRDFTQAIATWLDDENQPHRNRLEYALLGFDLIMAAYRSALIGERIAWPPKLSDEEWVELKNRVTNT